The Benincasa hispida cultivar B227 chromosome 9, ASM972705v1, whole genome shotgun sequence genome has a segment encoding these proteins:
- the LOC120087296 gene encoding uncharacterized protein LOC120087296 isoform X1, translated as MVTDQELSQAIQCLLRDSASATNPNPLSSLNAVVQELQTKLGLDLSHKVDFIHAQIQFILRSHPQQPHPYHHHHHQQLPSSQKDLFALHQSPNFQSAPSPTSSAFHTFTAQLPPAKAESAVSPTVPGSDPPKESSTQTKTKRRGGPGGLNKLCGVSPELQAIVGQPELPRTEIVKQLWAYIRKNNLQDPSNKRKIICNDELRLVFETDCTDMFKMNKLLAKHIIPLEPTKPSSSKKARVENESAVGVKGAEPSICPSVIISEALANFFGVDGREMLQSEVLRRIWEYIKVNHLEDPLNPMAVLCDGKLRELFGCESISALGIPEVLGRHHIFRRS; from the exons ATGGTTACAGACCAAGAGCTTTCTCAAGCTATACAATGTCTTCTTCGCGACTCTGCTTCTGCTACAAACCCTAACCCTCTTTCTTCCTTAAACGCTGTCGTTCAGGAGTTGCAGACCAAGCTTGGCCTTGACCTCTCTCATAAGGTCGATTTCATTCATGCCCAGATCCAATTTATCCTTCGTTCTCATCCTCAACAACCCCATCCGTATCATCATCACCACCATCAACAACTACCCTCTTCGCAGAAAGACCTCTTTGCCCTTCATCAAAGCCCTAATTTCCAATCTGCGCCTTCCCCTACTTCCTCTGCTTTTCACACTTTCACTGCTCAGCTTCCGCCGGCCAAGGCGGAATCCGCCGTCTCTCCCACTGTTCCGGGTTCTGACCCGCCAAAGGAAAG CAGTACTCAAACCAAAACTAAGAGAAGAGGAGGCCCGGGGGGTCTAAACAAGCTTTGTGGTGTTTCTCCTGAACTTCAGGCTATTGTTGGCCAACCAGAATTGCCAAGAACTGAG ATAGTGAAACAGCTATGGGCGTACATCAGAAAAAACAACCTACAGGATCCAAGTAACAAGAGGAAAATAATATGCAATGATGAGTTGCGGTTGGTATTTGAAACAGACTGCACTGACATGTTCAAAATGAATAAGTTGCTAGCCAAACACATCATTCCTCTCGAACCTACTA AACCATCAAGTTCTAAGAAGGCTCGAGTGGAGAATGAATCTGCAGTTGGTGTAAAAGGTGCAGAACCCAGTATATGTCCTTCTGTGATTATATCTGAAGCTCTAGCAAATTTTTTTGGTGTCGACGGAAGGGAGATGCTCCAATCAGAGGTTCTGAGACGCATATGGGAATACATAAAAGTGAATCATCTTGAG GACCCTCTGAACCCGATGGCGGTCTTGTGCGATGGAAAACTTCGAGAACTGTTTGGTTGTGAAAGCATTTCTGCACTGGGAATCCCAGAAGTTTTAGGCCGCCACCATATATTTAGGAGATCATGA
- the LOC120087296 gene encoding uncharacterized protein LOC120087296 isoform X2: MVTDQELSQAIQCLLRDSASATNPNPLSSLNAVVQELQTKLGLDLSHKVDFIHAQIQFILRSHPQQPHPYHHHHHQQLPSSQKDLFALHQSPNFQSAPSPTSSAFHTFTAQLPPAKAESAVSPTVPGSDPPKESTQTKTKRRGGPGGLNKLCGVSPELQAIVGQPELPRTEIVKQLWAYIRKNNLQDPSNKRKIICNDELRLVFETDCTDMFKMNKLLAKHIIPLEPTKPSSSKKARVENESAVGVKGAEPSICPSVIISEALANFFGVDGREMLQSEVLRRIWEYIKVNHLEDPLNPMAVLCDGKLRELFGCESISALGIPEVLGRHHIFRRS, translated from the exons ATGGTTACAGACCAAGAGCTTTCTCAAGCTATACAATGTCTTCTTCGCGACTCTGCTTCTGCTACAAACCCTAACCCTCTTTCTTCCTTAAACGCTGTCGTTCAGGAGTTGCAGACCAAGCTTGGCCTTGACCTCTCTCATAAGGTCGATTTCATTCATGCCCAGATCCAATTTATCCTTCGTTCTCATCCTCAACAACCCCATCCGTATCATCATCACCACCATCAACAACTACCCTCTTCGCAGAAAGACCTCTTTGCCCTTCATCAAAGCCCTAATTTCCAATCTGCGCCTTCCCCTACTTCCTCTGCTTTTCACACTTTCACTGCTCAGCTTCCGCCGGCCAAGGCGGAATCCGCCGTCTCTCCCACTGTTCCGGGTTCTGACCCGCCAAAGGAAAG TACTCAAACCAAAACTAAGAGAAGAGGAGGCCCGGGGGGTCTAAACAAGCTTTGTGGTGTTTCTCCTGAACTTCAGGCTATTGTTGGCCAACCAGAATTGCCAAGAACTGAG ATAGTGAAACAGCTATGGGCGTACATCAGAAAAAACAACCTACAGGATCCAAGTAACAAGAGGAAAATAATATGCAATGATGAGTTGCGGTTGGTATTTGAAACAGACTGCACTGACATGTTCAAAATGAATAAGTTGCTAGCCAAACACATCATTCCTCTCGAACCTACTA AACCATCAAGTTCTAAGAAGGCTCGAGTGGAGAATGAATCTGCAGTTGGTGTAAAAGGTGCAGAACCCAGTATATGTCCTTCTGTGATTATATCTGAAGCTCTAGCAAATTTTTTTGGTGTCGACGGAAGGGAGATGCTCCAATCAGAGGTTCTGAGACGCATATGGGAATACATAAAAGTGAATCATCTTGAG GACCCTCTGAACCCGATGGCGGTCTTGTGCGATGGAAAACTTCGAGAACTGTTTGGTTGTGAAAGCATTTCTGCACTGGGAATCCCAGAAGTTTTAGGCCGCCACCATATATTTAGGAGATCATGA